Proteins encoded by one window of Rubrobacter indicoceani:
- a CDS encoding heat shock protein transcriptional repressor HspR: MSFRKRPVFMIGIASELIGVHPQTLRMYEQKGLLVPRKSIKNTRLYSQEDIELGQHIQRLTQEMGLNLAGVRKILELEARVRSLEEQNTRLVRRLEAREAEYERAIAEVHRSYKRELVLIPKAEVVIRHKAGGAGPTDEQHRSRKDSF, translated from the coding sequence GTGAGCTTCAGGAAGCGTCCGGTTTTCATGATCGGGATCGCCTCGGAGTTGATCGGGGTCCATCCGCAGACGCTCCGGATGTACGAGCAGAAGGGTTTGCTTGTGCCGCGCAAGAGCATCAAGAACACCCGCCTCTACTCGCAGGAGGATATAGAGCTCGGTCAGCACATCCAGCGTCTCACCCAGGAGATGGGCCTCAACCTCGCCGGGGTGCGGAAGATCCTTGAACTGGAAGCGCGGGTGAGGTCGCTCGAAGAGCAGAACACCCGGCTCGTCCGCAGGCTCGAAGCTCGCGAGGCCGAGTACGAGCGCGCCATCGCAGAGGTGCACCGAAGCTACAAGCGTGAGCTGGTCCTGATCCCCAAGGCCGAGGTGGTCATTCGCCACAAGGCCGGGGGTGCGGGACCGACAGATGAGCAGCACAGATCCAGAAAGGACTCATTCTAA
- the dnaK gene encoding molecular chaperone DnaK produces MGKSIGIDLGTTNSCVAVLEGGDPVVITNSEGERTTPSVVAFDRKSGDRLVGQLARRQAVTNPDRTVYSIKRFMGMRYNDVKNERTSYEVTSGSGGDVQVKIADEEYSPQEISAMTLQKLKRDAEEYFGEEVTDAVITVPAYFEDAQRQATKDAGRIAGLNVKRIINEPTAAALAYGLDKETDQTILVFDLGGGTFDVSILELGDGVFEVKATSGNNHLGGDDFDEKIVDWLVSEFKKSEGIDLSNDKMASQRLLEAAEKAKKELSSTTSTSINLPFITADANGPKHMDLTLSRAQFNQLTSDLVEATANPVRQAMRDAGLQQGEIDQIILVGGSTRIPAVQEQVKEITGKEPHRGINPDEVVAIGAAIQAGVLAGEVKDVLLLDVTPLSLGIETKGGVMTKLIERNTTIPTRKAETFTTADDNQGSVEIKVYQGEREIASYNKLIGNFQLVGIPPAPRGVPQIEVSFDIDANGIVNVGAKDLGTGKEQRITITASGGLSDADIEQMVRDAESHADEDRRKREEADVRNNADSLVYSIEKSLNDVNGKVDGETKIQVEQAIKEAKEALAGNDIEEIKVKQEALMTASHKLSEVLYAQAQEQQASASDTRADEDDLVEDAEVIDEDDADRDRNGGSDRS; encoded by the coding sequence ATGGGCAAGAGCATAGGGATAGACCTCGGGACAACGAACAGTTGCGTGGCCGTTCTGGAGGGTGGCGACCCGGTCGTCATAACGAACTCCGAGGGAGAGCGGACGACACCTTCGGTGGTTGCATTCGACCGGAAGAGCGGGGACCGGCTCGTGGGTCAGCTGGCCCGACGTCAGGCGGTTACAAACCCCGACCGGACGGTTTATTCAATCAAGCGCTTCATGGGCATGCGCTACAACGACGTGAAGAACGAGCGCACGAGCTACGAGGTGACCTCGGGTTCCGGCGGCGATGTTCAGGTCAAGATAGCCGATGAGGAGTACTCGCCGCAGGAGATCAGCGCGATGACGCTGCAGAAGCTCAAAAGGGACGCTGAAGAGTACTTCGGCGAGGAAGTAACCGACGCCGTCATCACCGTCCCGGCCTACTTCGAGGACGCTCAGCGGCAGGCTACAAAAGACGCGGGCCGCATCGCCGGGCTGAACGTCAAGCGCATTATCAACGAGCCGACCGCGGCGGCGCTCGCCTATGGCCTCGACAAAGAGACCGATCAGACCATCCTTGTCTTTGACCTCGGCGGCGGTACGTTCGACGTGTCCATCCTCGAACTCGGAGATGGCGTCTTCGAGGTCAAGGCCACGAGCGGGAACAACCACCTCGGCGGCGACGACTTCGACGAGAAGATAGTTGACTGGCTTGTCTCCGAGTTCAAGAAGTCCGAGGGCATAGACCTCTCCAACGACAAGATGGCGAGCCAGCGACTTCTCGAAGCGGCGGAGAAGGCAAAGAAGGAGCTCTCCTCCACGACCTCCACGTCCATCAACTTGCCGTTCATCACGGCCGACGCGAACGGCCCGAAGCACATGGACCTGACGCTCAGCCGCGCCCAGTTCAACCAGCTCACGAGCGACCTCGTCGAAGCGACGGCGAACCCGGTGCGTCAGGCGATGCGCGACGCCGGGCTCCAGCAGGGTGAGATAGATCAGATCATCCTCGTCGGAGGCTCAACGCGTATCCCCGCCGTGCAGGAGCAGGTCAAGGAGATAACCGGCAAGGAGCCGCACCGGGGTATCAACCCCGACGAGGTCGTCGCTATCGGTGCCGCCATCCAGGCCGGGGTCCTCGCCGGTGAGGTCAAGGACGTCCTCCTTCTCGACGTTACCCCGCTCTCCCTCGGCATCGAGACCAAGGGCGGCGTTATGACAAAGCTTATCGAGCGGAACACGACTATACCTACACGTAAGGCTGAGACCTTCACCACCGCCGACGACAACCAGGGTTCGGTGGAGATAAAGGTCTACCAGGGCGAGCGTGAAATCGCTTCGTACAACAAGCTTATCGGCAACTTCCAGCTTGTCGGCATCCCGCCCGCACCTAGGGGTGTACCTCAGATAGAGGTTTCGTTCGACATAGACGCGAACGGCATCGTAAACGTCGGAGCGAAGGACCTCGGGACGGGCAAGGAGCAGAGGATCACGATCACGGCCTCGGGTGGTCTGTCGGATGCGGACATCGAACAGATGGTACGCGACGCGGAATCCCACGCCGACGAAGACCGGCGCAAGAGGGAGGAAGCCGACGTCCGCAACAACGCCGACAGCCTCGTCTACTCCATAGAGAAGTCCCTGAACGACGTGAACGGCAAGGTAGACGGAGAGACAAAGATCCAGGTCGAGCAGGCGATAAAGGAGGCAAAGGAGGCCCTCGCCGGAAACGACATCGAGGAGATAAAGGTCAAGCAGGAAGCCTTGATGACGGCTTCGCACAAGCTCTCCGAAGTTCTCTACGCGCAGGCTCAGGAGCAGCAGGCCAGCGCCTCCGATACCCGCGCCGACGAAGACGACCTTGTCGAAGACGCGGAGGTCATAGACGAGGACGATGCTGACCGCGATCGCAACGGCGGCTCGGACCGCTCCTAG
- a CDS encoding threonine aldolase family protein, with amino-acid sequence MRGVADFRSDTVTRPSPGMRRAMANAEVGDDVFEEDPTVRELEEYVADLLGKEAAIYAPSGTMTNQIGLHLATRRGDEVLLHEDAHVFNYEAGAPALISGVQVRPVSGDGGRILPETLRRSMRPVNVHFPPPTLLCLENTHNAAGGRVYPLEDFAAVSQEAEKLGLEVHLDGARLFNAAVASGVPASAWCRHAATVSVCSSKGLGAPVGSLLAGNADGIHRARRVRKALGGGMRQAGIIAAASLYAFRNNVERLEDDHCRARSLAEGLVEAGYRVEPPETNIVLLASEDPEGLLLRLAENGVLATPAKSGYVRFCTHLDVDDADVEAALGAASKLSGAFAG; translated from the coding sequence ATGCGAGGAGTAGCGGATTTCAGGAGCGACACCGTTACGCGCCCGTCGCCCGGGATGCGCCGGGCGATGGCGAACGCCGAAGTCGGAGACGATGTCTTTGAGGAAGACCCGACGGTCAGGGAACTCGAGGAGTACGTGGCCGACCTGCTCGGCAAGGAAGCCGCGATATACGCTCCGTCAGGGACCATGACAAACCAGATCGGACTCCACCTCGCCACCCGGCGCGGGGATGAGGTTTTGCTCCACGAAGACGCCCACGTCTTTAACTACGAGGCGGGTGCGCCGGCCCTGATCTCCGGCGTCCAGGTCAGGCCCGTTTCGGGCGACGGGGGGCGTATCCTGCCGGAGACCCTGCGCCGGAGCATGCGCCCCGTAAACGTCCACTTCCCGCCCCCGACGCTTCTGTGCCTTGAGAACACGCACAACGCCGCCGGGGGCAGGGTTTACCCGCTGGAGGACTTCGCCGCCGTCTCTCAGGAGGCGGAGAAGCTCGGGCTGGAGGTCCACCTCGACGGGGCTCGGCTCTTCAACGCCGCCGTTGCAAGCGGCGTACCGGCCTCCGCGTGGTGCAGGCACGCGGCGACCGTCTCGGTCTGTTCCTCCAAAGGGCTCGGCGCGCCGGTCGGGTCGCTGCTCGCCGGGAACGCGGACGGGATCCACCGCGCAAGGCGGGTACGCAAAGCCCTCGGCGGCGGGATGCGGCAGGCCGGGATCATCGCCGCAGCCTCGCTCTATGCCTTCAGGAACAACGTCGAGCGCCTGGAGGACGACCATTGCCGCGCCCGCAGCCTCGCCGAAGGACTTGTCGAAGCCGGATACAGAGTCGAGCCACCCGAAACGAACATCGTGCTCCTCGCCAGCGAGGACCCTGAAGGGCTGTTGCTCCGGCTCGCCGAGAACGGCGTTCTTGCAACCCCGGCAAAGAGCGGTTACGTCCGGTTCTGCACCCATCTCGATGTAGACGACGCGGACGTCGAAGCCGCGCTCGGGGCCGCCTCGAAACTCTCCGGAGCCTTCGCAGGATGA
- a CDS encoding nucleotide exchange factor GrpE: protein MSTEENNREPEAQNPGKPEPGTDAEPEANLVPDEVVEEAEVVDREPAADEVRSEARPEDDPAARLEEVEAQLEQTTRERDEYLDSMLRLRAEFDNSRKRLERERERILQTASERILVSLLPVLDNLDRALESEGDVREGVRATRDQLVEVLDNEGLLPVESDGEHFDPNIHEAVMSQPSDEHEEGTVLQTFERGYLLNGRTVRVAKVVVAQ, encoded by the coding sequence TTGAGTACCGAAGAGAACAACCGCGAGCCGGAGGCACAGAACCCCGGCAAACCGGAACCGGGCACCGACGCCGAACCGGAGGCGAACCTCGTACCGGATGAGGTCGTTGAAGAGGCTGAAGTAGTGGACAGGGAACCCGCTGCTGACGAGGTCCGTTCAGAGGCCAGGCCGGAAGACGACCCCGCCGCCCGACTCGAAGAGGTCGAGGCGCAACTGGAGCAGACGACCCGCGAACGCGACGAGTACCTTGACTCCATGCTTCGGCTGAGGGCCGAGTTCGACAACTCGCGCAAGCGGCTCGAACGGGAGCGGGAGCGAATCCTCCAGACCGCCTCGGAGCGCATACTGGTGTCGCTGCTGCCGGTGCTGGACAACCTCGACCGCGCCCTTGAGTCGGAGGGCGATGTGCGTGAGGGCGTCCGGGCGACGCGCGACCAGCTTGTAGAGGTCCTTGACAACGAGGGGCTACTCCCCGTCGAGTCCGACGGTGAACACTTCGACCCGAACATCCACGAAGCCGTTATGAGCCAGCCCTCCGACGAACATGAGGAAGGCACTGTCCTGCAGACCTTCGAGCGCGGCTACCTCCTGAACGGTAGGACCGTGCGCGTCGCCAAAGTCGTGGTCGCCCAGTAG
- a CDS encoding SAM hydrolase/SAM-dependent halogenase family protein: MRPICFLSDFGLADDFVGTCRGVIFRIAPEVRVIDLTHSVPSFGIRAGAELLEHATRYMPEDTVYLAVVDPGVGTSRREIALETESGAMMVGPDNGLLMPAAASLGGVSRAACLTNDGLHVKPVSSTFHGRDVFSPVAAYLASGTEFGEVGDPVDVEDLTGLDLPDDEMGEGDIRAQIMDVDRFGNARLSIREEGCGLRYGEKLALDVGDGDMEISYVCTFGSATSGELILVPDSHWRLSVAINKGNAARALALEVGSKVTLRRKDD; this comes from the coding sequence ATGAGGCCGATTTGTTTTCTTTCGGATTTCGGGCTGGCGGATGACTTTGTCGGGACCTGCCGGGGGGTGATCTTCCGCATCGCCCCGGAGGTGAGGGTTATAGACCTGACGCACTCGGTGCCGAGCTTCGGGATCCGGGCCGGGGCCGAGCTTCTGGAACACGCGACGCGCTACATGCCCGAGGATACGGTCTATCTCGCCGTCGTGGACCCCGGGGTCGGGACTTCCCGGCGGGAGATAGCCCTTGAAACAGAGAGCGGTGCGATGATGGTCGGGCCGGACAACGGGCTTCTGATGCCCGCTGCCGCCTCTCTCGGCGGGGTCTCCCGGGCGGCTTGCTTGACCAACGACGGCTTGCACGTAAAACCCGTTTCGAGCACCTTTCACGGACGGGACGTTTTCTCCCCCGTCGCGGCGTACCTCGCCTCCGGCACGGAGTTCGGGGAGGTAGGGGATCCGGTCGATGTCGAAGACCTCACCGGTCTCGACCTTCCGGACGACGAGATGGGCGAGGGGGATATCCGCGCCCAGATCATGGACGTAGACCGCTTCGGCAACGCCCGCCTCTCGATTCGGGAGGAAGGCTGCGGGCTGCGGTACGGAGAGAAGCTCGCGCTCGACGTCGGCGATGGAGACATGGAGATAAGCTACGTCTGTACCTTCGGCTCGGCGACGAGCGGGGAGTTGATCCTTGTCCCGGACTCGCACTGGCGGCTCAGCGTGGCGATAAACAAGGGAAACGCCGCCCGCGCCCTTGCGCTCGAAGTCGGCTCGAAGGTGACCCTGCGCAGAAAGGACGACTAG
- a CDS encoding acylphosphatase produces the protein MEKDKKRLHIHVSGEVQGVFYRESTRQEAEDRGLSGWVRNLPDGRVEAVFEGEPQRLEEMVSWCRRGPRQASVEAVETAEEEARGEAGFRVL, from the coding sequence ATGGAAAAAGACAAGAAGAGACTGCACATTCACGTTTCAGGTGAGGTTCAGGGTGTTTTCTACCGGGAATCAACCCGGCAGGAGGCCGAAGACCGGGGGCTCTCCGGCTGGGTCAGGAACCTGCCCGACGGACGGGTAGAGGCGGTTTTCGAGGGGGAGCCGCAGAGGCTCGAAGAGATGGTCTCGTGGTGCAGGCGGGGCCCGCGACAAGCCTCGGTTGAAGCGGTCGAGACAGCGGAGGAAGAAGCTCGCGGAGAGGCCGGGTTCAGGGTACTTTGA
- a CDS encoding glycosyltransferase, translating into MRVESRTFGEGEGRLYSGSPLLTLIIPTRNEAQNVPLLVRELSRGLGDVDYRIVFVDDSTDNTPEVIRKLSREDGRVDMIHREGEEREGGLATAVTTGLDSVSERSTYTCVMDADLQHPPEKVREMLEAALSSGSDVVVASRYVAGGDYEGLSGPVRKAVSAGSKTLAQIVFREARKTSDPMSGFFLVKNSSISGIQFRPTGFKILLEVLVCAPELKVVEVPLRFQARNAGVSKATFRQGLDYLSHIASLFWFVPAAGRFWKFALVGGSGVLVNTLTLVVLAEFFDTSKVIAWMFGVGVSILTNFLLNSAFTWRDVKHASPIHFLLRGALAYPVAVIGIGANFAVYYPLLKYVSDAFPYYVIFNLLGIVAATSVNFILSSKLIFRPTRPDYAHEEMPPEELTAQIRTELKADRAGIVALDPTVTPANPGFTSNSLSDAEAGLIGLVGATMQPTLAVTGPRRLPQARTNARWMNSLAVPVSDDRGVTGIVYASRTSSEPFTEEDLYWLTAYTSTARRIFSSTES; encoded by the coding sequence ATGAGGGTTGAGAGTAGAACGTTCGGGGAGGGTGAGGGCAGACTTTACTCCGGTTCACCGCTGCTCACCCTTATCATCCCGACGCGCAACGAGGCGCAGAACGTCCCGCTTCTAGTGCGGGAGTTGAGTCGCGGGCTCGGCGACGTGGACTACCGGATAGTCTTCGTGGACGACTCCACGGACAACACGCCGGAGGTTATAAGGAAGCTCTCCCGCGAGGACGGCCGGGTGGACATGATCCACCGCGAAGGCGAGGAGCGTGAAGGCGGTCTTGCAACCGCCGTTACCACGGGCCTCGATTCCGTCTCGGAGCGCAGCACCTACACCTGCGTCATGGACGCGGACCTGCAACATCCGCCGGAGAAGGTGCGGGAGATGCTGGAGGCCGCCCTTTCCTCCGGTTCGGACGTGGTCGTTGCAAGCCGGTACGTTGCGGGCGGCGACTATGAAGGACTCTCCGGCCCGGTCAGGAAGGCCGTTTCGGCGGGGAGCAAGACCCTTGCGCAGATAGTGTTCCGTGAGGCCCGCAAAACAAGCGACCCGATGAGCGGCTTCTTTCTTGTCAAGAACTCGTCCATCTCGGGGATACAGTTCAGGCCGACGGGGTTCAAGATCCTTCTGGAAGTTCTGGTGTGTGCGCCGGAGTTGAAGGTCGTGGAGGTTCCGCTCCGGTTTCAGGCAAGGAACGCCGGGGTATCGAAGGCGACCTTCCGGCAGGGGCTAGATTACCTGAGCCACATCGCGAGCCTTTTCTGGTTTGTTCCGGCGGCGGGGAGGTTCTGGAAGTTCGCTCTGGTCGGCGGCTCGGGGGTGCTGGTCAACACGCTCACCCTCGTAGTGCTTGCCGAGTTCTTCGACACGAGCAAGGTTATCGCGTGGATGTTCGGCGTAGGCGTGAGCATTCTGACCAACTTCCTGCTGAACAGCGCGTTCACCTGGCGCGACGTAAAGCACGCAAGCCCCATCCACTTCCTGCTGCGCGGCGCGCTGGCCTACCCGGTCGCCGTTATAGGCATCGGGGCGAACTTCGCCGTCTACTACCCGCTCCTGAAGTACGTTTCGGATGCCTTTCCGTACTACGTGATCTTCAACCTCCTCGGCATCGTCGCCGCGACGAGCGTGAACTTCATCCTCAGCTCGAAGCTGATCTTCCGCCCGACCCGACCCGACTACGCCCACGAGGAGATGCCGCCGGAGGAGCTGACGGCCCAGATCCGCACCGAGCTCAAGGCCGACCGGGCGGGGATAGTGGCTCTGGACCCGACGGTCACGCCTGCAAACCCCGGTTTCACCTCGAACAGCCTCTCGGACGCCGAGGCGGGGCTTATCGGGCTCGTCGGCGCAACCATGCAGCCGACCCTCGCCGTTACCGGACCCCGCCGCCTGCCCCAGGCCCGGACAAACGCCCGCTGGATGAACTCACTCGCCGTTCCGGTCTCCGACGACCGGGGCGTTACCGGCATCGTCTACGCTTCGCGAACCTCCTCCGAACCTTTTACCGAAGAAGACCTCTACTGGCTGACCGCCTATACCAGCACCGCCCGCAGGATTTTCTCCAGCACGGAAAGCTGA
- the dnaJ gene encoding molecular chaperone DnaJ, translated as METKDLYGVLGLKRDASKDEIRAAYRKLARKHHPDANPDDPASEVKFKEIQNAYETLSNPEKKRQYDAGPTSYFGQGSPTGGQGGTGGFSEFSDLFGGFGGLGDVFGRQQAQSPQKIRGEDVTVSVNLKFRDALEGVTTRVRATVEDQCMDCGGSGAAPGTTMRSCPDCGGRGTYTRDQGFFALSESCRKCGGEGVYIERPCSSCSGSGRVSRARQVTVRIPAGARDGMKVRVPGRGSAGRKGGPNGDLYVVTHVEEHPLFVRRGDDFVVEVPVSFVEATLGAGIEVPKPGGGRVKLKLPAGTEDGRQFKVRGEGSPSARKGGVRGDLIVRVRVVVPKKVTKREREILEALADERDEDVRQALFEGATDR; from the coding sequence ATGGAGACAAAGGATCTCTACGGCGTTCTCGGTTTGAAGCGCGATGCTTCCAAGGACGAGATCCGCGCCGCCTACCGGAAGCTCGCCCGGAAGCACCATCCCGACGCGAACCCCGACGACCCCGCCTCCGAGGTGAAGTTCAAGGAGATCCAGAACGCCTACGAAACCCTCTCAAACCCCGAGAAAAAAAGGCAGTACGACGCGGGGCCGACCTCGTACTTCGGACAGGGAAGCCCGACCGGGGGACAGGGAGGTACGGGTGGCTTCTCCGAGTTCTCCGACCTCTTCGGAGGGTTCGGCGGGCTCGGGGATGTCTTTGGCCGTCAACAGGCTCAGAGCCCGCAAAAGATACGCGGTGAGGACGTAACAGTAAGCGTGAACTTGAAGTTCAGAGACGCGCTGGAAGGTGTTACGACCCGGGTTCGGGCGACGGTAGAGGATCAGTGTATGGACTGTGGTGGTTCGGGGGCGGCCCCCGGCACGACGATGAGGAGTTGTCCGGATTGCGGGGGGCGGGGAACTTACACCCGGGATCAGGGGTTCTTTGCGCTCTCGGAGTCGTGCCGGAAGTGTGGTGGCGAGGGGGTCTATATAGAGCGTCCCTGTTCGTCGTGTTCGGGGAGCGGTCGCGTGAGCCGGGCCAGACAGGTTACGGTCAGGATTCCGGCTGGGGCCAGAGACGGAATGAAGGTTCGGGTTCCGGGCCGGGGGAGCGCTGGTCGAAAGGGCGGGCCGAACGGCGACCTGTACGTTGTTACCCACGTCGAGGAGCATCCGCTCTTTGTCCGGCGCGGGGATGACTTTGTCGTGGAGGTACCGGTCAGCTTCGTGGAGGCGACGCTCGGGGCCGGGATAGAGGTTCCGAAGCCGGGTGGCGGCAGGGTAAAGCTCAAGCTGCCCGCCGGGACCGAGGACGGACGGCAGTTCAAGGTCAGAGGCGAAGGCTCTCCGAGCGCTAGGAAAGGTGGCGTCCGGGGGGACCTTATCGTTCGTGTAAGGGTTGTTGTGCCGAAAAAGGTCACGAAGCGGGAGCGGGAAATCCTTGAGGCGCTGGCCGACGAGCGCGACGAGGACGTTCGCCAAGCGTTGTTCGAGGGGGCGACTGATCGGTGA
- a CDS encoding GNAT family N-acetyltransferase, whose protein sequence is MNPAPESPEDLHATITAPGELPEVLPLLEEFLRDGEPLPERFVERVRSSVERGDLYVIAASIAGRAVGVLTLAPRPSFALGGTFASIEDLYVSPAYRRLGVGRTLLSRTRKLCASLDISYVEVQVEPAEKGAKEFYTSGGFEMEEEVAVMSLSQASSGAENSSTS, encoded by the coding sequence ATGAACCCCGCCCCGGAGAGCCCCGAAGACCTCCACGCAACCATCACCGCTCCCGGCGAACTGCCCGAAGTCCTGCCCCTGCTCGAAGAGTTTCTGCGCGACGGAGAGCCGCTGCCAGAGCGTTTCGTCGAGCGGGTGAGATCGTCCGTCGAGCGCGGCGACCTCTACGTAATAGCCGCCTCCATCGCGGGCCGGGCCGTCGGCGTGCTCACCCTCGCGCCGCGCCCCAGCTTCGCCCTCGGGGGAACCTTTGCGAGCATCGAAGACCTCTACGTCTCGCCCGCTTATCGCAGGCTCGGGGTCGGAAGAACATTGCTGTCCCGGACCCGAAAGCTCTGCGCCTCGCTGGATATATCTTACGTAGAGGTTCAGGTGGAGCCGGCTGAAAAAGGGGCAAAGGAGTTCTACACCTCCGGCGGCTTTGAGATGGAAGAAGAGGTAGCGGTGATGTCCCTCTCTCAGGCATCTTCCGGTGCGGAGAACTCCAGCACCTCGTAG
- a CDS encoding ribonuclease HIII: MSGERKKVYEIPVDLRKKIEAAGVRVEKSRAIDHATQHVLSLGADRVTLNVYSTGKTSEGGKESALKALVRDHRVSASGRKKAGARKPSKPANRGNPGFTIPSATSRVGTDEAGKGEYFGPLVVTGVRVHGEEQDTALRKLGVRDSKDLGIPESLKLAAGIRNLLEERNIAVISLSPPEYDARWRAAGRNVNRLLGQLNVEIIDRLKAEVELAVVDAFGVKAKEYVESGGIEGVRIEARPRAEDDAAVAAASILARSRYLEEMERLTELVGFVLPRGSTHVIEAARRVYAELGEAGLRETAKFHFSITDKIIPAREG; the protein is encoded by the coding sequence TTGAGCGGCGAAAGAAAGAAAGTCTACGAGATCCCCGTCGACCTGCGAAAAAAGATAGAGGCCGCCGGGGTCCGAGTCGAGAAAAGCCGGGCCATAGACCACGCCACGCAGCACGTGCTCTCGCTCGGGGCCGACCGCGTTACCCTGAACGTCTACTCGACCGGGAAGACCTCCGAAGGCGGCAAGGAGTCGGCCCTCAAAGCCCTTGTTCGCGATCATCGCGTCTCGGCCTCTGGCAGAAAGAAGGCCGGGGCCCGGAAGCCGTCGAAGCCCGCAAACCGCGGAAACCCGGGTTTCACCATCCCGAGCGCGACCTCGAGGGTCGGGACCGACGAGGCCGGAAAGGGCGAGTACTTCGGGCCGCTGGTGGTAACCGGGGTGCGCGTACACGGGGAGGAGCAGGACACCGCGCTCCGCAAGCTCGGCGTCCGGGACTCAAAGGACCTCGGCATCCCGGAGAGCCTCAAGCTCGCCGCAGGGATCAGAAACCTGCTCGAAGAGCGGAACATCGCCGTGATATCGCTGTCGCCCCCGGAGTACGATGCCCGCTGGCGCGCAGCCGGGAGAAACGTCAACCGCCTTCTGGGTCAGCTCAACGTCGAGATCATAGACAGACTCAAAGCTGAGGTAGAGCTTGCCGTTGTCGACGCGTTCGGGGTAAAGGCAAAGGAGTACGTGGAGTCCGGGGGGATAGAGGGTGTAAGGATAGAGGCCCGTCCAAGGGCGGAGGATGACGCGGCGGTGGCGGCGGCTTCGATACTGGCCCGGTCGCGGTACCTGGAGGAGATGGAGCGGCTGACAGAGCTTGTCGGTTTCGTGCTGCCGAGGGGTTCGACGCACGTGATCGAGGCGGCTCGCCGGGTGTATGCGGAGCTTGGAGAGGCCGGGTTGCGGGAGACGGCGAAGTTCCATTTCTCGATCACCGATAAGATCATCCCCGCCCGAGAGGGCTGA
- a CDS encoding lipid II:glycine glycyltransferase FemX, whose product MLGHRPGGYLAWQWYLHRVRGYVVFREVKSREEWNSLVRGLGGSALQAWEWGEFRGEQGWRVLRLAHLQGSAAAQVLLRRFPVPGFGSFAYAPYGPVLSDEVSGDELRGVVSSLAERVGAEGASLLEVEPRLFEGEGLGAGFERSPSSVQPRCTFVLDVREDTEAQLSALPKDTRYGVRRARKQGVVAGESDNPERDLESFMDLLEETAGRQSFALRPREYYRRFMKVLPAHLIVARREGDEKLLAGAVILTSGPESVYLYGASTREGENLYASYLTQFEALSVARARGARRYDLGGIPCAPVEDHPLFGVYRFKKKFGGREERYVGLHETKLSPLRAGILKAGISGYYSFQKLRGRGPGPISD is encoded by the coding sequence GTGCTGGGGCATCGGCCGGGCGGGTATCTCGCCTGGCAGTGGTATTTACATCGAGTTCGGGGGTACGTCGTCTTTCGAGAAGTGAAGAGCCGTGAGGAGTGGAATTCGCTTGTCCGGGGTCTGGGTGGCAGCGCACTTCAGGCATGGGAGTGGGGTGAGTTCCGGGGCGAGCAGGGCTGGCGGGTGCTGAGGCTGGCCCACTTGCAAGGCTCGGCGGCGGCGCAGGTGTTGCTGAGGCGGTTTCCCGTGCCGGGGTTCGGTTCTTTTGCCTACGCGCCTTACGGACCGGTGCTTTCGGACGAGGTCTCTGGGGATGAGCTTCGGGGTGTGGTCTCCTCCCTTGCGGAGCGGGTTGGGGCTGAGGGCGCGAGCCTTCTAGAGGTGGAGCCGCGTCTTTTCGAGGGCGAGGGTCTGGGGGCTGGCTTCGAACGGAGCCCGAGTTCGGTGCAGCCGAGGTGTACCTTTGTTCTGGACGTGCGGGAGGACACGGAGGCTCAGCTCTCGGCCCTGCCGAAAGACACGCGCTATGGGGTCCGACGGGCAAGAAAGCAGGGCGTCGTGGCCGGGGAATCGGACAACCCGGAGCGGGATCTCGAAAGCTTCATGGACCTTCTGGAAGAGACGGCGGGGCGTCAGAGCTTTGCGCTCAGGCCAAGAGAATACTACCGCCGGTTTATGAAAGTCCTGCCTGCGCACCTGATCGTAGCCCGGCGCGAAGGTGATGAGAAGCTTCTTGCGGGGGCGGTGATCCTGACCTCCGGCCCGGAGTCGGTGTATCTGTACGGCGCGTCCACCCGCGAAGGAGAGAACCTCTACGCCTCTTACCTGACACAGTTCGAGGCACTCTCCGTCGCCAGAGCCCGGGGTGCGAGACGCTACGACCTGGGCGGCATACCGTGCGCTCCGGTCGAGGATCACCCCCTGTTCGGGGTCTACCGGTTTAAAAAGAAGTTCGGCGGGCGCGAGGAGAGGTACGTCGGCCTGCATGAGACAAAGCTCAGCCCGCTGAGAGCCGGGATACTGAAGGCCGGGATCAGCGGCTACTACTCCTTCCAGAAGCTCCGGGGGCGCGGGCCGGGGCCGATCTCGGACTGA